GGTTCCTGCAGGCGCTCTTCGAGTACCAGTCGATGCTCGTGGAGCTGACCGGGCTGCCCGTCGCGAACTGCTCGATGTACGACGCCGCGACCGCGCTTGGCGAGGCGGCGACGCTCGCCGACCGCGTGCGCTCGACCACGGGCGACACCGTTCTCGTCCCCGAACAGCTTCGCGAGGGGAAACGCGCCGTGCTCGAAAACTACTGTGCGGGCGCCGGCCTCACGATAGAGCCGTACCCGATGGCCGACGGGAACGCCGACGTCGACGCCCTCGCCGACCGCGCCGGCGACGACGTGGTCATGGTGTACGCCGAGAACCCGACCGTTCGCGGCTGTATCGAGGAGCGACTCGCGGCGATCGGCGAGGTCGCGGCCGACGCCGACGCGCTGTTTACGCTCGGCTCGGACCCGGTCTCGCTGGCCGTCCTTCAGGAGCCCGCGAGCGTCGGCGCCGACGTGGTCGTCGGCGAGGCGGGCGCGCTCGGCCTCCCCACCGCCTACGGGATGGGGCTCGGCCTCTTCGCCTGCAGCGACGCGTTCCTCCGGCAGGTCCCCGGTCGGCTCGTCGGGGCCGCAACGGACGCCGCGGGCGACCGGGCGTTCACGCTGACGCTCCAGACGCGCGAACAGCACATCCGGAAAGAGCGGGCGACCTCCAACATCTGCACGAACCAGGCGTGGGTCGCGCTCCGCGCCGCGATTCACGCGGCGACGCTCGGTCCGGACGGTCTCGTCGACCTCGCGAACGACTGCGTGACCGAGGCCGCGGCGCTCGCCGACCGGATCGACGCGATCGACGGCGCGGTCGCCCCGGTTCACGACCGCCACCACGTCCGGGAGTTCGTCGTCCACGTCGACCAGCCCGCGGCGGCCATCGCGAGCGATCTTGAGACCGAAGGGTTCGCGGTCCACACCGTCGACGAACACCTGCTACAGGTGTGCGTGACCGACCTGAACGCGGGACAGACCGACGCGTTCGTCGCCGCCTTCGAGGAGGTGATCTGAGTGATCCACGATCAGGCCGATTACGCCCGCGAGGACGGGGTTCACGAGCCGCTGCTCTCGGAGAAGGGCGAGACGACCGTCGACGTGCGGGAGTCGTCGCCGCTCCCGGACGACCTGACGCGCGAGTCGCTCACTCTGCCGGCGCCCGCCGAGCCGGCGATCGCCCGCCACTACACGCGGCTCTCGCAGATGAACTGGGCGATCGACTCGGGGCCGTACCCGCTCGGGAGCTGCACGATGAAGTACAACCCGAAGTTCACCGAGGACGTGGCCGCCGACCCGAACGCGGCGATCCACCCGGACCGCTCGACGCGGTCGGAACAGGGGAACCTCGAACTCCAGTACCGGCTCCAGGAGTACCTCGGGCGGATCGGCGGGATGGACGCGGTCACCCTCCAGCCGCCCGCCGGCGCGGCCGGCGAGTTCACCGGTATCGCGGTCGCGAAGGCGTACCACGACCACAACGGTAACGACCGGTCCGAGGTCGTGATCCCCGCCTCCGCCCACGGAACGAACTTCGCGACCGCGGCGCTCGCGGGCTACGACGTGGTCGAACTCCCCTCCGGCGACGACGGGCGCGTCGACGTCGAGGCGCTGGAGGCGGCCGTCGGCGACGACACGGCGGCGCTCATGCTCACCAATCCGAACACGGTGGGGCTCTTCGAGCGCGACATCGCCGACATCGCCGACATCGTCCACGACGCCGGCGGCCTGCTCTACTATGACGGCGCGAACCTCAACGCCCTGCTGGGCCGCGGTCGCCCCGGCGACATGGGGTTCGACGTGATGCACTACAACGTCCACAAGACGTTCGCGACCCCGCACGGCGGCGGGGGCCGGGCGCCGGGCCGGTCGGCGTCGTCGACGAGTTGGCCGAGTTCCTCCCGGCGCCGCGGGTCCGGGAGGCGACCGAGGGCAGCGGCTACGAGCGCTTCGAACCCGAACACACCATCGGGAAGGTACACGGCTTCACCGGCAACTGGCTCGTCCTCGTGAAGACGTACGCCTACGTCGCCCGACTCGGGGACGCGGGACTCGCGGACGCGGCCGCGAAGGCGGTGCTCAACGCGAACTACCTCGTGGAACGGATCGATCTCGACGTGCCCTACGGCCCCTTCCACCACGAGTTCGCGGCGACAGCGGGCGACCGCGACGCCGCCGACGTGGCGAAGCGCATGCTCGATTTCGGCGTCCACCCGCCGACGACGAAGTGGCCGGAGATGGTTCCCGAGGCAATGTTGACGGAGCCGACCGAAATCGAGGGGCAGTCGTCGCTCGACGACCTCGCCGAGGCGTTCAACCTCGCGTACGCCGACACCGACGAGGCGCTCGACGCCGCGCCGAACCGCACGGCGTCGAGCCGGATCGACCAGGTCGACGCCGCGCGGAACCCGCGGCTCTCGTGGCAGGCGCTCGACGAGTCGTAGCGGCGCTCAGGGCTCGGTGACGGCGGCCTCGGCCGACTCGGGTCGGTCGGGGCCAGCGTCGCGCTCGTCGTCGCCGACGTTCGCGGTGGCGTCGCTCGGCTCGGCGGCCGGGTCGCGAGGGGCGCCGCAGCCGTCGTCGTGGTCGCCCGCGACGAACCGGCGCATCACTCGCCCTTCGGCGCGGTGGAGGGTCTCGCTACAGGTGGATTTCGCGATGTCGTGAGCGGCTGCGAGCTCCGTGAGCGTACACGCTCGCGGCGTGTCGTAGTAGCCGGCCGCGACGGCGTCGACGACGAGTTCGCACTGTGCGTCGGTGAGGACCGGCGCGTCGCCGGTAGTGCTCCCCTCGATCGCAACCTCCAGGCCCGCGTCCGTGAGTCGCCGCCCGAACGCGGTGAGCCGCGACCGGTCGCCGGCGACAGCGAGGGTCGCCCGCCCGTCC
This genomic window from Halorubrum sp. PV6 contains:
- a CDS encoding helix-turn-helix domain-containing protein, producing the protein MARLSLRFDFPPGSWLGDVSRTHSGATLRATATTPAADGEVTALSVAGADREAAVETLREHDRVDRVDLVDRTGPVTRVRVVASAPLQHVAAARAVGLPIGESAAVTDGRATLAVAGDRSRLTAFGRRLTDAGLEVAIEGSTTGDAPVLTDAQCELVVDAVAAGYYDTPRACTLTELAAAHDIAKSTCSETLHRAEGRVMRRFVAGDHDDGCGAPRDPAAEPSDATANVGDDERDAGPDRPESAEAAVTEP
- the gcvPA gene encoding aminomethyl-transferring glycine dehydrogenase subunit GcvPA codes for the protein MSGADGTPYAPHTDAETAAMLAEIGVDDEEALFDIPDAVAFDGEFGIEPRSEREIREECSRIFARNDDLVEFLGRGHYGHYVPSVVDHLADRAEFLTSYTQYQPEVSQGFLQALFEYQSMLVELTGLPVANCSMYDAATALGEAATLADRVRSTTGDTVLVPEQLREGKRAVLENYCAGAGLTIEPYPMADGNADVDALADRAGDDVVMVYAENPTVRGCIEERLAAIGEVAADADALFTLGSDPVSLAVLQEPASVGADVVVGEAGALGLPTAYGMGLGLFACSDAFLRQVPGRLVGAATDAAGDRAFTLTLQTREQHIRKERATSNICTNQAWVALRAAIHAATLGPDGLVDLANDCVTEAAALADRIDAIDGAVAPVHDRHHVREFVVHVDQPAAAIASDLETEGFAVHTVDEHLLQVCVTDLNAGQTDAFVAAFEEVI